In Desulfuromonas sp. KJ2020, a single window of DNA contains:
- a CDS encoding GDP-mannose 4,6-dehydratase: protein MKKALITGIGGQDGSYLAELLLAKGYEVHGIELPGIALPNLDGFEHRLQLHRGSLLEAGWLQEVVHQVAPQECYHLAASSFVSFRFEDEASILHNNVASTHNLLAALKSRAPDCRFFFAGTSEMFGTVAVSPQNEETPFRPRSVYGISKVAGHHLVAYYRQQHRLFACTGILYNHESPRRGQAFVTRKITSTAAKIKLGLESRLVLGNLESERDWGYAPDYVEGMWRMLQADTPGDYVLSSGCLHTVGELVAAAFAAVGLDYREYVEISPEFYREKETVPLCGDARKIRESLGWQARRSFAEMVAEMVAQDLDRLKGAGRE from the coding sequence GTGAAAAAAGCATTAATTACCGGCATTGGCGGGCAGGACGGCAGCTACCTGGCGGAACTTCTGCTGGCGAAGGGGTACGAGGTTCACGGGATCGAGCTGCCCGGTATTGCGCTGCCTAATCTTGACGGCTTTGAACACCGGCTGCAGCTGCACCGGGGCTCGCTGCTGGAGGCTGGCTGGTTGCAGGAGGTCGTGCACCAGGTGGCGCCGCAGGAGTGTTACCATCTGGCGGCGTCGAGTTTTGTCAGCTTCCGCTTTGAGGATGAAGCGAGCATTCTGCACAACAATGTAGCCAGTACCCATAATCTGCTGGCGGCACTCAAAAGCCGCGCGCCCGACTGCCGCTTTTTCTTTGCCGGCACCAGTGAAATGTTCGGTACGGTGGCGGTATCACCCCAGAATGAGGAGACGCCGTTTCGGCCGCGTTCGGTCTATGGCATCTCCAAAGTGGCCGGACATCATCTGGTTGCCTATTACCGGCAGCAGCACAGACTCTTTGCCTGTACCGGCATCCTGTACAATCATGAATCGCCGCGCCGGGGACAGGCCTTCGTCACCCGCAAGATCACCTCGACGGCGGCGAAGATCAAGCTGGGTCTGGAGTCCAGGCTGGTCCTCGGTAATCTGGAGTCCGAACGGGATTGGGGCTATGCCCCTGATTATGTCGAGGGCATGTGGCGGATGCTGCAGGCCGATACGCCTGGCGACTATGTGCTGTCGTCCGGTTGTCTGCATACGGTCGGGGAACTGGTGGCGGCGGCCTTTGCGGCTGTGGGGCTGGATTATCGCGAGTATGTGGAAATAAGCCCTGAGTTCTACCGGGAAAAGGAAACGGTCCCCTTGTGTGGCGACGCGCGGAAGATCCGGGAGAGCCTGGGTTGGCAGGCCCGCCGGTCTTTCGCCGAGATGGTGGCGGAAATGGTGGCCCAGGATCTGGACCGGCTGAAAGGGGCAGGCCGCGAGTGA
- a CDS encoding glycosyltransferase, with protein sequence MRVVINTIPLLSPLTGIGKYTWQISRALAAVAPEHAYSYYYGYYSRKLFCANQADESKGVNRLKDALKNIPGFGRSLRRLKGAAAVLSPQRFELYFEPNYIPIGIRARKTVVTVPDFSPFLHPQWHRRELVEYFQRHFARRIAQAETIITISDFIRQQAIDEFGFEAARVKTVHLGYDREVFYPTNVDDLLGLRERLHLPSRFVLFVGSIEPRKNLLRLLQAYQLLSDRLRREVKLVLAGFRGWENREVMAILKKLEGDVHYLGYVTEQDLAALYNLADLFVYPSLYEGFGLPPLEAMACGCPVLVSRIASLPEVCGEAAAYLDPENVEEMTAELTRLLEDGTARGQLATKGLERAQLFSWERSAREHLAVFAG encoded by the coding sequence GTGAGGGTTGTCATCAACACCATCCCTCTGCTGTCGCCGCTGACCGGCATTGGCAAATATACCTGGCAGATCAGCCGGGCGTTGGCGGCGGTGGCGCCGGAACATGCCTACAGTTATTATTATGGTTACTATTCCCGAAAGCTGTTTTGCGCCAACCAGGCAGACGAGAGCAAAGGGGTCAATCGGCTCAAGGATGCCCTCAAGAATATCCCCGGGTTCGGCCGCAGTTTGCGTCGGCTCAAAGGAGCCGCTGCGGTCTTGTCGCCACAACGTTTTGAGCTCTATTTTGAGCCCAATTATATTCCGATTGGGATCAGGGCGCGTAAGACCGTAGTGACGGTGCCTGATTTTTCGCCGTTTCTGCATCCCCAGTGGCACCGCCGGGAGTTGGTGGAGTATTTTCAGCGTCACTTTGCCCGCCGGATCGCCCAGGCTGAGACGATTATCACCATTTCCGATTTTATCCGGCAGCAGGCGATTGATGAATTCGGTTTTGAGGCCGCCAGGGTGAAAACCGTGCATCTGGGCTATGATCGTGAAGTTTTTTATCCCACCAACGTGGACGATTTGCTCGGCCTGCGCGAGCGACTTCACCTGCCGTCCCGCTTCGTGCTGTTCGTCGGTTCCATTGAGCCGCGCAAGAATCTGCTTCGTTTGCTGCAGGCCTATCAACTGCTCTCGGACCGGTTACGTCGCGAGGTGAAATTGGTGCTGGCGGGTTTTCGGGGCTGGGAAAACCGCGAGGTGATGGCGATTCTTAAAAAGCTGGAAGGGGATGTGCACTACCTGGGTTATGTTACGGAACAGGATCTGGCCGCTTTGTACAACCTGGCCGATCTTTTTGTTTATCCGTCACTGTACGAAGGCTTCGGACTGCCTCCGCTGGAGGCCATGGCCTGTGGTTGTCCGGTGCTGGTGTCGCGGATAGCCAGCCTGCCTGAAGTCTGCGGCGAGGCCGCCGCTTACCTTGACCCGGAAAATGTGGAAGAGATGACGGCGGAGTTGACCCGTCTGCTGGAAGATGGCACCGCTCGCGGTCAACTGGCCACAAAGGGCCTCGAACGAGCGCAGCTGTTCAGCTGGGAACGGTCCGCCCGCGAACATCTGGCGGTTTTCGCAGGTTAG
- a CDS encoding mannose-1-phosphate guanylyltransferase/mannose-6-phosphate isomerase — protein MIVPVVLSGGSGSRLWPLSRETFPKQFIALVGDQTMLQSTVTRLANVADLSSPVVVCNERHQFMVADQLAEVGKSPSAILLEPVGRNTAPAVAIAALEAQADGYDPVLLVLPSDHVIPDSAALCQAVETGKALALQGKLITFGVVPSAPETGYGYIKAGEALEGGDDVTPHASRLTPYQVDRFVEKPDQETAQGYLAAGGYYWNSGMFMFKASRYLEELERFAPDMVSACRESLALATKHRNIVNLEADAFAGCPSDSIDYAVMEKTAAAVVVPLEAGWNDVGSWSALWEVGGKDENGNVRVGDVLALKTRDSYLHAESRLLAAVGVDNLVVVETADAVLVCPKDQVQDVKEIVSRLKDSGRDEAVLHSKVYRPWGAYESIDREERFQVKRITVNPGARLSMQMHHHRAEHWVVVKGTARITKGEEVLILTENQSTYIPLGVTHCLENPGRIPLELIEVQSGSYLGEDDILRFEDIYGRC, from the coding sequence ATGATTGTACCTGTCGTCCTTTCGGGTGGTTCGGGAAGCCGCCTCTGGCCTTTGTCGCGGGAAACGTTTCCCAAACAGTTCATCGCTCTGGTCGGCGACCAGACCATGCTGCAGAGCACGGTGACCCGCCTGGCGAATGTCGCCGATCTGTCCTCGCCCGTGGTGGTTTGCAATGAAAGGCACCAGTTCATGGTCGCCGATCAGTTGGCCGAAGTGGGCAAATCCCCCTCGGCCATCCTGCTTGAGCCGGTGGGCCGCAACACCGCGCCGGCGGTGGCCATAGCCGCTCTGGAGGCCCAGGCTGATGGCTACGATCCCGTTCTGCTGGTGCTGCCCTCTGATCATGTCATCCCTGACAGCGCGGCCTTATGTCAGGCGGTAGAAACAGGCAAGGCCCTGGCCCTGCAAGGCAAGCTGATTACCTTCGGCGTGGTGCCTTCGGCGCCGGAAACGGGCTATGGGTATATCAAGGCGGGCGAAGCGCTTGAAGGGGGCGATGATGTGACGCCTCACGCCTCGCGCCTCACGCCTTACCAGGTAGACCGCTTCGTCGAAAAGCCCGACCAGGAGACGGCGCAAGGCTATCTCGCCGCTGGCGGCTATTACTGGAACAGCGGCATGTTCATGTTCAAGGCGTCCCGTTACCTGGAAGAACTGGAGCGTTTTGCGCCTGACATGGTCTCCGCCTGTCGCGAGTCGCTGGCGTTGGCCACGAAACACCGAAATATTGTCAATCTCGAGGCGGATGCCTTTGCCGGCTGCCCCAGCGATTCCATCGATTATGCGGTCATGGAAAAAACGGCGGCGGCGGTGGTCGTTCCCCTTGAAGCCGGCTGGAACGATGTGGGCTCCTGGTCGGCGCTGTGGGAAGTCGGCGGGAAGGACGAAAACGGCAATGTCCGGGTTGGCGATGTTCTGGCCCTGAAGACACGAGATTCGTATCTCCACGCCGAAAGTCGCCTGTTGGCGGCGGTGGGCGTGGACAACCTGGTGGTCGTGGAGACCGCGGATGCCGTGCTGGTCTGCCCGAAAGACCAGGTGCAGGACGTCAAGGAGATCGTCTCACGCTTGAAAGACAGCGGGCGGGATGAAGCCGTCCTTCATAGCAAAGTGTATCGCCCCTGGGGGGCGTATGAATCCATCGACCGGGAAGAACGCTTTCAGGTCAAGCGCATCACCGTGAATCCGGGCGCCCGGCTGTCCATGCAGATGCACCATCATCGGGCGGAGCACTGGGTTGTGGTCAAAGGAACCGCTCGCATCACCAAAGGGGAGGAGGTGCTGATTCTGACCGAAAATCAGTCGACCTATATCCCTCTTGGAGTGACGCATTGTCTGGAGAACCCCGGTAGAATCCCTCTGGAACTGATCGAGGTCCAATCGGGGAGTTATCTGGGAGAAGACGATATCTTGCGTTTTGAAGATATCTATGGGCGGTGTTGA
- a CDS encoding phosphomannomutase yields the protein MTNNKIEMTAFKAYDIRGRLPDELNEEIAYRIGRAYAHFLQPQKVVVGRDVRLSSESLCRALAEGLTDGGADVFDIGLCGTEEIYFATFHARMDGGIMVTASHNPMDYNGMKLVREGSRPISGDTGLHDIRRLAEENAFGPVARKGAVVPLDIKPAYREHLLGYVEVAQLKSLRVVVNAGNGCAGPAIDLLESSLPFDFVKVHHEPDGSFPHGIPNPLLPENRAATAEAVVSSKTDVGIAWDGDFDRCFLFDERGEFIEGYYIVGLLAESLLAKHPGARIIHDPRLTWNTIEKVEDAGGIAVLSKTGHAFIKERMRREDAIYGGEMSAHHYFRDFAYCDSGMIPWLLVLELMCRSGKRLSALVGEAMARFPASGEINRRVEKAPELIATIEKQYAPLAERVDHTDGVSIEFRDWRFNLRSSNTEPVLRLNVESRGDVDLMRRKTDELLALIDAWSP from the coding sequence ATGACAAACAACAAGATAGAAATGACGGCCTTTAAGGCCTACGATATACGGGGAAGGCTGCCGGACGAACTGAACGAAGAGATCGCTTACCGCATCGGCCGGGCCTATGCCCACTTTCTGCAGCCACAAAAGGTGGTGGTCGGCCGGGATGTGCGCCTGAGCAGCGAAAGTCTGTGCCGTGCCCTGGCCGAGGGGCTGACGGACGGCGGCGCAGATGTCTTCGATATCGGCCTGTGCGGTACGGAGGAAATCTATTTCGCGACCTTTCATGCCCGGATGGATGGCGGCATCATGGTGACGGCCAGCCATAATCCCATGGATTACAACGGCATGAAACTGGTGCGCGAAGGCTCGCGCCCCATCAGCGGCGATACGGGCCTGCACGATATTCGTCGTCTGGCCGAAGAAAATGCCTTTGGTCCGGTTGCCCGCAAAGGAGCCGTTGTGCCGCTGGACATCAAACCGGCTTACCGCGAGCATTTGTTAGGCTATGTCGAGGTGGCGCAGCTTAAATCTCTGCGGGTGGTGGTCAATGCCGGTAACGGCTGTGCCGGACCGGCTATCGATCTTTTGGAGAGTTCCCTGCCTTTTGACTTCGTCAAGGTGCATCATGAGCCTGACGGGTCTTTCCCGCATGGCATTCCCAACCCCCTGCTGCCGGAAAACCGGGCCGCCACAGCCGAAGCTGTTGTTTCTAGTAAAACCGATGTCGGCATTGCCTGGGATGGCGACTTTGATCGTTGTTTTCTTTTTGATGAACGGGGTGAGTTCATCGAAGGCTATTATATTGTTGGACTGTTGGCCGAAAGTCTTCTGGCCAAACATCCCGGCGCCCGCATCATTCACGATCCCCGTTTGACCTGGAATACGATTGAAAAGGTAGAGGATGCCGGCGGCATTGCGGTGTTGAGCAAAACCGGACACGCCTTTATCAAGGAACGGATGCGCCGGGAAGATGCCATTTATGGCGGTGAAATGAGCGCCCACCACTACTTTCGTGATTTCGCCTATTGCGATAGCGGCATGATCCCCTGGCTGCTGGTGCTTGAGTTGATGTGTCGTTCCGGTAAACGGCTGTCCGCGTTGGTGGGGGAAGCCATGGCGCGCTTCCCCGCCAGTGGGGAGATCAACCGCCGCGTGGAAAAGGCGCCTGAGCTCATCGCGACCATTGAAAAACAGTATGCCCCTCTTGCCGAGCGCGTCGACCATACGGACGGGGTCAGCATTGAATTCAGGGATTGGCGCTTCAACCTGCGCTCTTCCAATACCGAGCCGGTTTTGCGACTTAATGTCGAGTCCCGTGGTGATGTGGATCTGATGAGGCGGAAAACCGATGAACTCCTGGCTCTCATTGACGCCTGGAGCCCTTAA
- a CDS encoding sugar transferase, whose translation MLRQQARLFTRLTMLTDALTLALAFAIAYVIRDRIGVGLQKPIEYLWVFLVVAPVWFYLLTKHGFYQSIRRLSLFDIISRVASIHLMGGMAVASLIYFLDRDQYSRSLYLFFLLLSLALFSAQKMLVRTLLGILRRRRFNIRHILVVGTQTKARRFCQLVESHKDWGLEIVGFVQVAPGILQERVEGYPVLGRADDLIPICKKIQVDEVVFCIPKDYVVGAEPYLHDLEELGITVRMVMDFFEESFYRKEISLFHNELPMLTYYPKAFDAQQLFLKRLLDVAGALAGLAFTALIFPFVALAIKLDSPGPLLFGQERVGEGNRIFCCWKFRSMHIDAEERKKELMARNEMKGAMFKMRDDPRVTRVGRLLRKTSLDELPQFWNVLKGEMSLVGTRPPTPAEVEQYENWQRRRISIKPGMTGMWQVSGRSAIEDFDEIVRLDLHYIDHWSLWLDIRILFKTIAVVVARKGSC comes from the coding sequence ATGTTGAGACAGCAGGCGCGACTGTTTACCCGTCTTACCATGCTGACCGACGCTCTCACGCTGGCGCTGGCTTTCGCCATCGCCTATGTGATTCGCGACCGGATCGGTGTCGGACTTCAGAAGCCCATCGAGTATCTCTGGGTGTTTCTGGTGGTGGCGCCGGTGTGGTTTTATCTCCTGACCAAGCACGGGTTTTACCAGTCTATTCGGCGCCTTTCCCTGTTCGACATTATTTCCCGCGTGGCCAGCATTCACCTGATGGGCGGCATGGCCGTCGCCTCCCTGATCTATTTTCTGGATCGGGATCAATACAGCCGCAGTCTTTACCTGTTTTTTCTGCTGCTTTCCTTGGCGCTGTTCTCCGCCCAGAAGATGTTGGTCAGAACCCTTCTCGGGATTTTACGCCGTCGCCGGTTCAACATCCGCCATATTCTGGTGGTCGGGACCCAGACGAAGGCCCGCCGCTTCTGCCAGCTTGTCGAAAGCCACAAGGACTGGGGCCTGGAGATTGTCGGGTTTGTGCAGGTGGCTCCGGGGATTTTGCAGGAACGGGTGGAAGGCTATCCTGTTCTCGGTCGGGCCGACGACTTGATCCCTATTTGCAAAAAAATCCAAGTGGATGAGGTGGTGTTCTGCATCCCCAAGGATTATGTGGTGGGCGCTGAACCTTATCTGCATGACCTGGAGGAGCTGGGAATTACCGTGAGAATGGTGATGGATTTCTTTGAAGAATCTTTTTACCGCAAGGAAATCAGCCTGTTTCACAACGAACTGCCCATGCTCACCTATTATCCCAAGGCCTTCGATGCCCAGCAGCTTTTTCTCAAGCGCCTGCTGGATGTGGCGGGGGCGCTGGCCGGGCTGGCGTTTACGGCTCTCATCTTCCCTTTTGTCGCCTTGGCCATCAAGCTCGACTCCCCGGGCCCGTTGCTCTTCGGCCAGGAGAGGGTGGGGGAGGGCAACCGAATCTTTTGCTGCTGGAAATTTCGTTCCATGCACATCGACGCCGAAGAGCGTAAAAAGGAGCTGATGGCCCGGAACGAGATGAAGGGGGCCATGTTCAAGATGAGAGATGACCCGCGCGTCACGCGGGTCGGCAGGTTGTTGCGCAAGACCAGCCTCGATGAACTGCCGCAGTTCTGGAATGTGCTCAAGGGGGAGATGAGCCTGGTAGGGACCCGGCCGCCGACGCCCGCCGAGGTGGAGCAGTACGAAAACTGGCAGAGACGGCGGATCAGCATCAAGCCCGGGATGACCGGCATGTGGCAGGTCAGCGGCCGCAGCGCCATCGAGGATTTCGACGAGATTGTCCGTCTCGACCTGCACTATATCGACCACTGGAGCCTGTGGCTGGATATCCGCATCCTGTTCAAGACGATTGCCGTCGTTGTTGCCCGCAAGGGGAGTTGCTGA
- a CDS encoding UDP-glucose/GDP-mannose dehydrogenase family protein has protein sequence MHITVVGTGYVGLVTGACFAEMGNTVTCVDVDRNKIERLKQGIIPIYEPGLDDLVESNVREGRLQFTTELAAAMADSSVYFIAVGTPPGEDGSADLQYVLAVAREIGRHMQDYCVVVDKSTVPVGTADKVAAAIHEVLAERGLSIPFDVASNPEFLKEGSAVADFMRPDRIIIGTESERASEMLRELYAPFNRNHERTLFMGVRDAEMTKYAANAMLATKISFINEISRLCDAFGVDVENVRRGIGSDSRIGYSFIYPGCGYGGSCFPKDVRALIRMAEEVDFDSMVLRSVHSRNEAQKHVLFGKITERFGSDLSHLTFGLWGLAFKPETDDMREAPAEVLLHELIGAGAKVKAYDPVAMDMARKVLPADWFENGRLTLVKNQYEALAGVDALVLVTEWKPFRHPDFNAMKRAMKQAIILDGRNQYEPAMVKKAGFEYNGIGRR, from the coding sequence ATGCATATCACCGTGGTCGGAACCGGCTATGTCGGGTTGGTGACCGGAGCCTGTTTTGCCGAAATGGGCAATACGGTTACCTGTGTTGATGTCGATAGGAACAAGATTGAGCGTTTGAAGCAGGGGATCATCCCCATTTATGAGCCAGGCCTGGATGATCTGGTGGAGAGCAATGTCCGCGAAGGGCGTTTGCAGTTCACTACCGAGTTAGCCGCGGCCATGGCGGATTCTTCCGTCTATTTTATCGCCGTGGGCACGCCTCCCGGTGAGGATGGTTCGGCCGACCTGCAGTATGTGCTGGCCGTGGCCCGTGAGATTGGCCGCCATATGCAGGACTACTGCGTGGTGGTGGACAAGTCGACGGTGCCCGTGGGAACGGCGGACAAGGTGGCGGCTGCCATCCACGAAGTACTGGCGGAACGCGGGTTGTCCATTCCCTTCGACGTGGCCAGCAACCCCGAGTTTCTCAAGGAAGGTTCGGCGGTGGCTGATTTCATGCGTCCCGACCGCATTATAATCGGCACGGAGAGCGAGCGGGCCAGCGAGATGCTGCGGGAACTCTACGCGCCTTTCAACCGCAATCACGAGCGCACACTGTTCATGGGGGTGCGCGACGCCGAAATGACCAAGTATGCCGCCAACGCCATGCTGGCCACCAAGATTTCTTTCATCAACGAAATCTCCCGGCTGTGCGATGCCTTCGGGGTCGATGTGGAGAATGTGCGGCGAGGGATCGGCTCGGACAGTCGTATCGGCTACTCCTTTATCTATCCCGGCTGCGGCTATGGTGGTTCCTGCTTTCCCAAGGATGTCCGCGCCCTGATCCGCATGGCCGAAGAGGTCGACTTCGATTCCATGGTGCTGCGTTCGGTTCACAGCCGCAACGAGGCGCAGAAGCATGTGCTGTTCGGCAAGATCACCGAGCGTTTCGGCAGCGATCTTTCTCATCTGACTTTTGGCCTGTGGGGACTGGCCTTCAAACCGGAGACGGATGATATGCGGGAGGCGCCCGCCGAGGTCCTGTTGCATGAGCTGATTGGCGCCGGTGCCAAGGTGAAAGCCTATGATCCTGTGGCCATGGACATGGCCCGCAAGGTGCTGCCGGCCGACTGGTTTGAAAATGGCCGGCTCACGCTGGTGAAGAACCAGTATGAGGCTCTGGCCGGAGTGGATGCCCTGGTGCTGGTGACAGAATGGAAGCCTTTCCGCCACCCCGATTTCAACGCCATGAAGCGGGCCATGAAGCAGGCGATCATCCTTGACGGCCGTAACCAGTACGAACCGGCGATGGTGAAGAAGGCCGGTTTTGAATACAACGGCATCGGGAGACGCTAA
- a CDS encoding NAD-dependent epimerase produces the protein MGVTGQEPAGKRFLVTGAAGFIGFHVCQALLARGDEVVGLDNLNDYYEVQLKKDRLAQLEGRAGFAFVRLDVADRAAMAALFARERFDRVIHLAAQAGVRYSLENPHAYVDSNLVGFMNVLEGCRHSQVGHLVYASSSSVYGANTRMPFSVHHNVDHPVSLYAASKKANELMAHTYAHLYGLPCTGLRFFTVYGPWGRPDMALFLFTRAILAGRPIDVYNHGKMRRDFTFIDDIVEGVVRTADHVARPNPAWDSDRPDPGTSRAPYRIYNIGNNQPVELLHLIEVLERALGKKSEKNLLPIQPGDVPATFADVEALVQDVGFKPATSIEDGVERFVRWYRHYYNV, from the coding sequence ATGGGGGTGACGGGTCAAGAGCCTGCCGGGAAACGTTTTCTGGTCACCGGTGCCGCCGGCTTCATCGGTTTTCATGTCTGTCAGGCCCTGCTGGCGCGTGGGGATGAGGTCGTCGGCCTGGACAACCTCAACGACTATTACGAGGTGCAGCTGAAGAAGGACCGTCTGGCCCAGCTCGAGGGGCGGGCCGGTTTTGCCTTTGTGCGGCTCGATGTGGCCGACCGTGCCGCTATGGCGGCGCTTTTTGCTCGGGAGCGCTTCGATCGGGTCATCCACCTGGCGGCCCAGGCCGGCGTGCGCTACAGTCTGGAAAATCCCCACGCCTACGTCGACAGCAACCTGGTCGGTTTCATGAACGTTCTGGAGGGCTGTCGCCACAGCCAGGTGGGGCATCTGGTGTACGCCTCGTCGTCCTCCGTCTATGGCGCCAATACCCGCATGCCCTTTTCAGTGCATCACAACGTCGACCACCCCGTCTCCCTCTACGCTGCCTCGAAGAAGGCCAACGAGCTGATGGCCCATACCTATGCCCATCTCTACGGGCTCCCCTGTACCGGCCTGCGCTTCTTCACCGTGTATGGCCCCTGGGGACGGCCGGATATGGCCCTTTTTCTCTTTACCCGCGCCATTTTGGCCGGGCGGCCTATCGACGTGTACAATCACGGGAAAATGCGGCGTGATTTCACCTTTATCGACGATATCGTCGAAGGGGTGGTACGTACGGCCGATCACGTGGCCCGGCCCAATCCCGCCTGGGACAGCGATCGCCCCGATCCCGGCACGAGTCGGGCGCCGTATCGGATTTACAATATTGGCAACAACCAACCGGTGGAGCTGCTCCATCTGATTGAGGTGCTGGAGAGAGCTCTCGGCAAAAAATCGGAGAAAAACCTGCTCCCCATACAGCCCGGGGATGTGCCGGCCACCTTCGCTGATGTCGAGGCTTTGGTGCAGGATGTCGGTTTCAAACCGGCGACTTCTATTGAGGACGGCGTGGAACGGTTCGTGCGCTGGTATCGCCACTACTACAACGTCTGA
- a CDS encoding YicC/YloC family endoribonuclease gives MIKSMTGYGKGQAEQEGLSLSVEIKSVNHRYGDVTIKAPRSMMSLEMEIKKSVSEKLKRGKIDVFITQEINGGGVMAPALNRPLAAAYVALFEDLRTEFPVDGGIPLSLLVSQKEVVTLREGDLPPESLKACLDSALATALQALEAMRTREGEATLRDMEARLEVVEKLLAAVEERAPLVATEWQNKLKERIARLAGEVTVDEQRLAQEVAVFADRCDISEELVRFRSHLNQFRSLFNSDEPVGRQMDFLVQELNREVNTMGSKSNDAELTRQVVAIKAELEKVREQVQNVE, from the coding sequence ATGATTAAAAGCATGACCGGCTATGGCAAAGGCCAGGCCGAACAGGAGGGTTTGTCCCTGAGCGTGGAGATTAAATCGGTCAATCATCGCTACGGGGATGTGACCATCAAGGCGCCGCGCTCGATGATGTCGCTGGAGATGGAGATAAAAAAGAGCGTCAGCGAAAAGCTCAAACGTGGCAAGATCGATGTCTTCATCACGCAGGAAATCAACGGCGGGGGCGTCATGGCGCCGGCCCTGAATCGTCCTCTGGCCGCTGCCTATGTAGCCCTCTTCGAGGATTTGCGCACGGAATTTCCGGTGGATGGTGGCATCCCCCTGTCCCTGCTGGTGTCCCAGAAAGAGGTGGTCACCCTGAGGGAGGGGGATCTGCCGCCCGAGAGTCTGAAGGCCTGCCTGGACAGCGCCTTAGCCACGGCCTTGCAGGCCCTGGAGGCGATGCGAACGAGGGAAGGGGAAGCGACCCTGCGTGACATGGAGGCGCGGCTGGAAGTGGTGGAGAAGCTGCTGGCAGCGGTGGAGGAGAGGGCGCCCCTAGTCGCGACCGAATGGCAGAACAAACTGAAGGAGCGTATTGCCCGTCTGGCCGGTGAGGTCACCGTGGATGAGCAACGATTGGCCCAGGAAGTCGCCGTTTTTGCCGACCGCTGCGACATCAGTGAGGAACTGGTACGCTTTCGCAGCCATCTGAACCAGTTTCGCAGCCTCTTCAACAGCGACGAACCGGTCGGCCGTCAGATGGATTTTCTGGTGCAGGAACTCAACCGTGAGGTCAATACCATGGGCTCCAAGTCCAACGACGCCGAGTTGACCCGGCAAGTCGTGGCCATCAAAGCTGAACTGGAAAAGGTACGCGAGCAGGTGCAGAATGTCGAGTGA
- the gmk gene encoding guanylate kinase, which yields MSSEYPIECAAKSTAPKEPEGAGSLFVISAPSGAGKTSLCKEVIDFFPLLRQSVSYTTRPMRPGEVDGIDYHFVTAEVFAAMVERGEFAEWAEVHGNRYGTALSTLAEAMTQGEDVLLDIDCQGAEQLRQTCRQAVFIFILPPSLDELMRRLQGRQTDSEEVIRRRLANARHEIAQVPLYDFVVINDQFATALEQLKAIIVAERCRVRRYPGLVEDILTQDFT from the coding sequence ATGTCGAGTGAGTATCCGATCGAGTGCGCCGCGAAGTCCACGGCTCCCAAAGAACCGGAGGGCGCGGGCAGTCTCTTCGTTATCTCCGCTCCTTCGGGGGCTGGAAAGACCTCACTCTGCAAGGAAGTCATTGACTTTTTCCCTTTGCTGCGGCAGTCTGTTTCCTACACGACTCGCCCCATGCGGCCGGGGGAAGTAGACGGCATAGACTACCATTTTGTGACCGCCGAGGTCTTCGCCGCCATGGTGGAGCGGGGTGAATTCGCTGAATGGGCCGAGGTCCATGGCAACCGCTATGGTACGGCGCTTTCTACTTTGGCCGAGGCGATGACGCAGGGTGAGGATGTCCTGCTCGATATCGATTGTCAGGGCGCGGAGCAACTGCGTCAGACCTGCCGACAGGCGGTGTTCATTTTCATTCTGCCGCCGAGTCTCGATGAACTGATGCGACGGCTGCAGGGACGCCAGACAGACAGCGAAGAGGTTATCCGCCGGCGTCTGGCTAATGCCCGTCATGAAATCGCCCAGGTGCCGCTGTACGATTTCGTCGTGATCAACGATCAGTTCGCCACCGCCCTGGAGCAACTGAAGGCCATCATCGTGGCAGAGCGTTGCCGGGTTCGTCGGTATCCGGGACTGGTCGAGGATATACTGACTCAAGACTTTACCTAA
- the rpoZ gene encoding DNA-directed RNA polymerase subunit omega, protein MARITVEDCLKEIPNRFLLVMIAAKRSKQLYKGGAPLIENKARNKKVVLALREIAAGKVDYEIPTRKKS, encoded by the coding sequence ATGGCTCGTATTACCGTTGAAGACTGCCTTAAAGAAATCCCGAACCGCTTTCTGCTGGTTATGATTGCGGCCAAACGCTCTAAACAGCTGTACAAAGGGGGAGCCCCCCTGATTGAAAACAAGGCCCGCAACAAGAAGGTTGTTTTGGCCTTGCGCGAGATTGCCGCCGGCAAGGTGGATTACGAAATTCCCACCCGCAAGAAAAGCTAG